A DNA window from Borrelia sp. HM contains the following coding sequences:
- the murF gene encoding UDP-N-acetylmuramoyl-tripeptide--D-alanyl-D-alanine ligase produces the protein MHIKIKDILNAFQDIKFIGNSIGINRVVSFYSLDSREINAKNSETSLYFAYKGDRVDGFDFIEDLIGLGVKCFACSNEYESLCFNYFRKNENLVFLLTSNVVIFLQCLAEHFIKKTSFKRIAITGSNGKTTTKEMLYSILSKRYKTCKTWGNLNSDIGLPLSILRTKGDEEYSVFEVGISYVGEMSLLAEILNPEIVIVTNINYAHMQSFKDLDIVASEKAKIITKSTKMVILNDSCPYNSYLGEIAKSVNPDINIFYFDFHSLTIGTFSFSNDKFTYHFTYKGFDYSILLPGRHNIVNAISCINLALLLGLSEGEIYKGLMHVDFPKGRAELLRVKDHLILNDSYNCNLGSFMALKEIILDLKIKTKKIIILGSFKELGKFSYEVHKTAIQEAVLMNFDEVFLIGDEFQEVKRIENLTFDNLFYFKNFEDFVDCFFNKNLEIQCFIVIKGSRSNRLERVLDYI, from the coding sequence GTGCATATAAAAATTAAAGATATTTTAAATGCTTTTCAAGATATTAAATTTATTGGTAATTCTATTGGTATTAACAGGGTTGTATCTTTCTATTCTCTTGATAGTCGTGAAATAAATGCTAAAAATAGTGAGACTAGTCTTTATTTTGCATACAAGGGCGATAGGGTAGATGGATTTGATTTTATTGAAGATTTAATTGGTCTTGGAGTTAAATGTTTTGCTTGCTCTAATGAGTATGAGTCTTTATGTTTTAATTATTTTCGTAAAAATGAGAATTTAGTTTTTTTGCTTACTAGTAATGTTGTCATTTTTCTTCAATGTTTAGCAGAACATTTTATTAAAAAAACAAGTTTTAAGAGAATAGCCATTACTGGTAGTAATGGCAAAACTACGACAAAAGAAATGCTTTATAGTATCTTGTCAAAGAGGTATAAAACTTGCAAAACCTGGGGAAATTTAAATTCAGATATCGGGCTTCCTTTAAGTATTTTAAGGACTAAAGGAGATGAAGAGTATTCTGTTTTTGAAGTAGGGATAAGCTATGTTGGAGAGATGAGTCTTCTGGCTGAAATATTAAATCCTGAGATTGTTATTGTTACAAATATAAATTATGCACATATGCAATCTTTTAAAGATTTAGACATTGTTGCTTCTGAAAAGGCTAAAATCATAACTAAGAGTACTAAGATGGTCATATTAAATGATTCTTGTCCTTATAATTCTTATTTAGGGGAGATAGCCAAGTCTGTTAATCCAGATATTAATATTTTTTATTTTGATTTTCATAGTCTTACAATTGGGACGTTTTCATTTTCAAATGATAAGTTTACTTATCATTTTACTTATAAAGGGTTTGATTATTCTATTTTATTACCAGGTAGGCATAACATTGTCAATGCAATATCTTGCATTAATTTAGCTTTGTTACTTGGTTTAAGCGAAGGTGAGATCTACAAGGGTCTTATGCATGTTGATTTTCCAAAAGGTAGAGCAGAACTTTTAAGGGTAAAGGACCATTTGATTTTAAATGATTCTTATAATTGTAATTTAGGTTCATTTATGGCTTTAAAAGAGATTATTTTAGATCTTAAAATTAAGACTAAAAAAATTATTATTCTTGGTTCTTTTAAAGAGCTTGGAAAATTTTCATATGAAGTTCATAAAACAGCAATTCAAGAAGCTGTTTTGATGAATTTTGATGAAGTGTTTTTAATTGGTGATGAATTTCAAGAAGTAAAGAGAATTGAAAATTTGACTTTTGATAATTTATTTTATTTTAAGAATTTTGAAGATTTTGTTGATTGTTTTTTTAATAAGAATTTGGAAATTCAGTGTTTTATTGTTATTAAAGGGTCAAGATCAAATAGGCTTGAAAGGGTTCTTGACTATATTTAA
- a CDS encoding tetratricopeptide repeat protein — MKKYAITLLVWMNIIVSIHATTPIKNTSQNKADKNQIDELYIKAMLLKDLKKYTQSKILLRQIINKDPKQFDAYLLLSELEYLTKNWLKAIEQTNTYLQIIDFKDPKNYLDISWAYFLIGESSNSMDYIIQFIQDNQKLLNINLFVLIDAILKKGIYHFIQDEDLMFNLIMNAIFQIETYDDIIFTIFINNLAVLKQIPFYEFNKNKIKDLELQMQTLKILKNSTHDIIKIV, encoded by the coding sequence ATGAAAAAATATGCAATAACATTATTAGTATGGATGAATATAATTGTTTCTATTCATGCAACAACTCCGATAAAAAATACAAGCCAAAATAAAGCAGATAAAAATCAAATAGATGAACTTTACATAAAAGCAATGTTACTGAAAGACTTAAAAAAATATACACAATCTAAAATATTACTAAGACAAATTATCAATAAAGATCCAAAACAATTTGATGCATATTTATTGCTCTCAGAATTAGAATATCTCACTAAAAACTGGTTAAAAGCAATTGAACAAACAAACACCTATCTACAAATAATTGATTTTAAAGACCCAAAAAATTATCTTGACATTTCATGGGCATATTTCCTCATTGGAGAATCAAGCAATTCAATGGACTATATTATCCAATTTATTCAAGATAATCAAAAATTATTAAACATTAATTTATTCGTGTTAATTGATGCTATCTTAAAAAAAGGAATTTATCATTTCATCCAAGATGAAGATTTAATGTTTAATCTAATAATGAATGCTATTTTTCAAATAGAAACATATGACGACATCATATTCACAATTTTCATTAATAATTTAGCTGTACTCAAACAAATTCCTTTCTATGAATTTAATAAAAATAAAATTAAAGACTTGGAATTACAAATGCAAACTTTAAAAATTCTTAAAAATTCAACACATGATATTATTAAAATAGTTTGA
- a CDS encoding chemotaxis protein CheW gives MFIKEKVMDKKFYLQIACFKIGKESYGISIDHIREVIKVPVEGIYAIPNVPDYVTGIYNLRGNVVPLINLNIRFKIPSVSVTEEDKLLTGYLIVKIKNKLLGIFVDKVLKVINFDGFKVQEPPATLQTLDRRYISGVVRIDHDENFGSEYLILIDIEKIFDKSEFEKIPYKESDE, from the coding sequence ATGTTTATAAAAGAAAAAGTTATGGATAAGAAGTTTTATTTGCAAATTGCATGCTTTAAGATAGGCAAGGAAAGTTATGGTATTTCAATAGATCATATTAGGGAAGTAATTAAGGTTCCTGTGGAAGGTATATATGCAATACCCAATGTTCCTGATTATGTTACTGGTATTTATAATCTTAGAGGCAATGTTGTTCCTTTAATAAATTTAAATATTAGATTTAAAATTCCTTCGGTCTCTGTAACAGAAGAAGATAAGCTTCTAACAGGTTATTTAATAGTTAAGATTAAAAATAAGCTTTTAGGAATATTTGTAGATAAAGTTCTAAAGGTTATTAACTTTGATGGATTTAAGGTTCAAGAGCCTCCTGCAACTTTGCAAACTTTAGACAGGAGATATATATCTGGTGTTGTTAGAATTGATCATGATGAAAACTTTGGGAGTGAATATTTAATTCTGATTGATATTGAAAAAATATTTGACAAAAGTGAATTTGAAAAGATTCCATATAAGGAAAGTGATGAATAA
- a CDS encoding RlmE family RNA methyltransferase produces MYDVVDEYSQRAKREGYLARSVYKLIEIDKRFSLFSSGNILDIGASPGSFSQYAYGNLKNGVLVAVDFNNIELNFVDNFHFVKGDIYDDDVCQKIKTFAPYSLIISDAAPKTTGNRLVDTSNSFNLNMRIIELAFDILTRGGNLLLKVFQGGDEEQIFYKLKSCFSLVKKVKPKAVRKNSFEIYFLSKDFVGLKTTI; encoded by the coding sequence ATGTACGATGTTGTTGATGAATATTCACAAAGAGCCAAAAGAGAAGGGTATCTTGCGAGATCTGTTTATAAATTAATAGAAATTGATAAAAGATTTTCTTTATTTTCCTCTGGTAATATATTAGATATTGGAGCATCTCCAGGAAGTTTCTCTCAATATGCTTATGGCAATCTTAAAAATGGGGTACTTGTTGCAGTTGATTTTAATAATATAGAGCTGAATTTTGTTGATAATTTTCATTTTGTTAAGGGTGATATATATGATGATGATGTTTGTCAAAAGATAAAGACTTTTGCGCCTTATAGTTTAATTATAAGTGATGCAGCCCCTAAAACTACTGGTAATAGATTAGTTGATACAAGCAATTCTTTTAATTTGAATATGAGAATAATCGAATTAGCTTTTGATATCTTAACAAGAGGCGGTAACTTATTACTTAAAGTTTTTCAAGGAGGAGATGAAGAACAAATTTTTTATAAGCTTAAGAGTTGTTTCAGTCTTGTTAAGAAGGTTAAGCCTAAAGCTGTTCGAAAAAATTCCTTTGAGATTTATTTTCTATCTAAAGATTTTGTTGGTTTAAAAACAACTATTTAA
- a CDS encoding NAD(+)/NADH kinase: MNNSKVLIYINYSNLNAEILACEIQKYLKHEYGILSLFIGSNQSSKLLIGDDLLFAITLGGDGTVLLASSLLLKNDIDIPIISINLGKVGFLADIKPRDFKEVIDKFFDNSLVIHKKYLLNISAYRSGYNIFTQYALNDVIIRSSMLNKLIYANLRVNSEDFLSYKSDGIIFATPTGSTGYSFSAGGSILESDLQAFILTPISPHSVYNRSFIFSSASRLSLSFYKEYALPPASIFVDGVNIGKFEVDVVLELGLDNKSLRFASFCTDTFVKRLKNKLL; encoded by the coding sequence ATGAATAATAGTAAGGTTCTCATTTATATAAATTATTCAAATTTAAATGCTGAAATCCTTGCTTGTGAAATACAAAAGTATTTAAAACATGAATATGGTATTTTAAGTTTATTTATAGGAAGTAATCAGTCTTCAAAGTTATTAATCGGAGATGATCTGCTGTTTGCCATAACTTTGGGTGGAGATGGTACAGTTTTATTAGCTAGTAGCTTGCTTTTAAAAAATGATATTGACATTCCAATTATTTCAATAAATTTAGGTAAAGTAGGATTTTTGGCAGATATAAAACCCAGAGATTTTAAAGAAGTAATAGATAAATTTTTTGATAATTCTTTAGTTATTCATAAAAAATATTTGCTTAATATTAGTGCTTATAGGAGTGGATATAATATATTTACTCAATATGCTTTAAATGATGTGATTATTCGTTCTAGTATGCTTAATAAGTTGATTTATGCAAATCTTAGAGTTAATTCAGAAGATTTTCTTTCTTATAAGAGTGATGGGATCATATTTGCAACTCCAACAGGTTCAACTGGATATTCTTTCTCAGCAGGTGGATCGATTTTAGAATCAGATCTTCAGGCGTTTATTCTAACACCTATTTCTCCTCATTCTGTTTATAACCGTTCTTTCATTTTTTCAAGTGCTAGTAGGCTTTCCTTGTCATTTTATAAGGAATATGCATTACCCCCAGCATCAATTTTTGTTGATGGTGTTAATATTGGTAAATTTGAAGTTGACGTTGTTTTAGAATTAGGTCTTGATAATAAGAGTTTGCGGTTTGCATCATTTTGTACAGATACTTTTGTTAAAAGACTCAAAAATAAGTTATTATAA
- the rsmH gene encoding 16S rRNA (cytosine(1402)-N(4))-methyltransferase RsmH codes for MDSLIFHTPVLLDEIINLVDSMYISDGFIFVDCTLGEGGHSSAVLRKYQDISVIGIERDNIILNRAQKFLEEFKERVSYFNVWFDDFFSEYPLNSKVNFILSDLGISMFHYKMSGRGFSFIKDEKLDMRLNPDVSGLSAYEIINTFGKERLEDLIYELGGEYYSKRIVKSILEYRKVKKIQTSKELQSIISASYPTRIKYKINPATKTFQALRIYVNDELFRLKRSLPLWIESLAKDGILAVITFHSLEDKIVKEFFKGLNKDQYYILTKKPVIASFEEKRYNNASRSAKLRAIKKLYE; via the coding sequence ATGGATAGTTTGATTTTTCATACTCCTGTACTTCTTGATGAAATTATTAATCTTGTAGATTCCATGTATATAAGTGATGGATTTATTTTTGTTGATTGTACTCTTGGAGAAGGCGGTCATTCAAGTGCTGTTTTAAGAAAATATCAAGACATAAGTGTGATTGGTATTGAAAGAGATAATATTATTTTAAATAGGGCACAGAAATTTCTTGAAGAATTTAAAGAAAGGGTTTCATATTTTAATGTTTGGTTTGATGATTTTTTTAGTGAATATCCTTTAAATAGTAAAGTAAATTTTATTTTATCCGATCTTGGTATTTCTATGTTTCATTATAAGATGAGTGGTAGGGGATTTTCTTTTATTAAAGATGAAAAGTTAGATATGAGACTTAATCCTGATGTTAGTGGTTTGAGTGCTTATGAAATTATTAATACTTTTGGCAAAGAAAGACTTGAAGATTTAATTTATGAGTTGGGTGGTGAATATTATTCTAAAAGGATTGTGAAGTCTATTTTGGAATATAGAAAGGTTAAAAAGATACAAACCTCAAAGGAACTTCAAAGCATAATTAGCGCGTCGTATCCTACTAGGATAAAGTATAAAATAAATCCAGCAACTAAAACTTTTCAGGCATTAAGAATTTATGTTAATGATGAGCTTTTTCGTTTGAAAAGAAGCTTGCCTTTATGGATAGAAAGCTTAGCAAAGGATGGAATATTAGCTGTTATTACATTTCATTCCTTGGAAGATAAAATTGTAAAAGAGTTTTTTAAAGGTTTAAATAAAGACCAGTATTATATCCTTACTAAAAAACCTGTAATTGCAAGCTTTGAAGAGAAAAGATATAACAATGCATCAAGAAGTGCTAAACTTAGGGCCATAAAAAAATTATATGAGTAA
- a CDS encoding ABC transporter permease, with product MRTLKKEYVLLVFSLSILGISYFFDGFFSFSYIKMILWNFILLLLIATGISTCARSNSLTLGDEGQIYFGAFLSYILCEFFELTYFSFVLIMILSSILVGLIGIIPFLLTFFFGLNGMLTGLLMSYGNQRLVDGLISKLLGSNELLNRTKSINKIFSLDASLPYLLVFGVLIWGSYLFIHKRTILGLKLEILSDRKPLSKFFSINEFKYKFFTVFTSAFFNGLVGSIFLIFFKNHLFLGLTAGLGWSGFVVAVVSGFNYMYVVCFSLFFSMLNEFNNYLKINYAFKFEFIGLYQSIAIFISLFLINSGKK from the coding sequence ATGAGGACATTAAAAAAAGAATATGTTCTCTTAGTATTTTCACTTAGTATATTAGGTATTAGCTATTTTTTTGATGGATTTTTTAGTTTTTCTTATATTAAGATGATATTGTGGAATTTTATATTGCTCTTATTAATTGCAACAGGAATTTCTACTTGTGCTAGGAGTAATAGTTTGACCCTTGGAGATGAAGGTCAAATTTATTTTGGAGCATTTTTATCATATATATTATGTGAGTTTTTTGAACTTACATACTTTAGTTTTGTATTAATAATGATTTTAAGCTCCATTTTAGTTGGTTTAATAGGAATTATTCCTTTTTTGTTAACATTCTTTTTTGGCTTAAATGGGATGCTTACAGGTCTTTTAATGTCTTATGGGAATCAGAGATTAGTTGATGGTTTAATATCAAAGCTTTTAGGTTCAAACGAATTATTAAACAGAACAAAAAGTATTAATAAGATATTTTCTCTTGATGCTTCTTTGCCTTATTTGCTTGTCTTTGGTGTTTTAATTTGGGGGAGCTATTTATTTATTCATAAAAGAACTATTTTAGGATTAAAACTTGAAATATTAAGCGATAGAAAGCCTTTAAGCAAATTTTTCAGTATTAATGAATTTAAGTATAAGTTTTTTACAGTATTTACCAGTGCTTTTTTTAATGGACTTGTAGGTTCAATATTTTTAATTTTTTTTAAAAATCATTTATTTTTAGGATTAACCGCTGGTCTTGGTTGGAGTGGATTTGTTGTTGCGGTAGTGTCAGGATTTAATTATATGTATGTGGTTTGTTTTAGTTTATTTTTTTCCATGCTTAATGAATTTAATAATTATCTTAAAATAAATTATGCGTTTAAGTTTGAGTTTATTGGTTTATATCAGTCTATTGCAATTTTTATCTCATTATTTTTAATTAATTCAGGTAAAAAATAA
- a CDS encoding polyprenyl synthetase family protein, whose amino-acid sequence MNNKSFLDKIEKNINNVFSNDYFLNIFKDKELKLKLNIQEKIIKVIQAPAIEIINRGGKRIRPILMILLAYALGYKKKNTENLYNLSMLLELPHSGSLIIDDIEDGSTKRRGKPAVHLIYGLDNSINTANLLYFLPVKLIQTSNLKTKQKLLIYENFFTTLSNLHLGQGIDIAFHNETYIPNIEEYISLVELKTSSLFGMAGFLAGILTNNESNAKNLYNTFLKLGTCFQIIDDIKNIKNGINGKDFGEDLIEGKKSLPIIYFLKEKQFDKQIIIELRKIRNKPINESREEILKFSNMINSSNAIKDSSTLAMFYLNRFIEELNSYKLIDKYKNMIMDILHKIKEASL is encoded by the coding sequence ATGAACAATAAATCATTTCTAGATAAGATCGAAAAAAATATTAACAATGTATTTTCAAATGATTATTTTCTAAATATATTTAAAGACAAAGAATTAAAACTAAAACTAAATATACAAGAAAAAATAATAAAAGTAATTCAAGCCCCGGCTATTGAAATAATCAATAGAGGAGGAAAAAGAATAAGACCAATACTAATGATTTTACTAGCATATGCACTAGGATATAAAAAGAAAAATACTGAAAATTTATACAATTTAAGCATGTTACTTGAATTACCTCATTCTGGCAGTTTAATTATTGATGACATAGAAGATGGATCTACAAAAAGAAGAGGTAAACCCGCTGTTCACTTAATTTATGGATTGGACAATAGCATCAATACAGCAAATTTACTTTATTTTCTGCCTGTAAAATTAATACAAACTTCAAATTTAAAAACAAAGCAAAAACTGTTAATTTATGAAAATTTTTTTACGACTCTATCAAATCTCCACCTAGGACAAGGCATTGACATTGCATTTCATAATGAGACATATATTCCAAATATTGAAGAATATATATCTTTGGTTGAACTTAAGACAAGCTCCCTTTTTGGAATGGCTGGATTTCTAGCTGGAATACTCACCAATAATGAGAGCAATGCAAAAAACCTTTATAACACATTTTTAAAACTTGGAACTTGTTTTCAAATAATAGATGATATAAAAAATATTAAAAATGGAATTAATGGCAAAGATTTTGGAGAAGACTTAATTGAAGGGAAAAAAAGTCTACCCATAATATATTTTTTAAAAGAAAAACAATTTGATAAGCAAATTATTATAGAACTAAGAAAAATTAGAAATAAACCTATAAATGAATCAAGAGAAGAAATATTAAAATTTAGCAATATGATTAATTCATCAAATGCTATTAAAGACTCTTCAACTCTTGCAATGTTCTACCTTAATAGATTTATTGAAGAATTAAATTCATATAAACTTATAGATAAATATAAAAACATGATAATGGACATTTTACATAAAATAAAAGAGGCAAGTTTATGA
- a CDS encoding ABC transporter permease, translating to MFSIFLNSIIFAYLALGILYTEKIGLLNISIEGISFLAVFLTSFLIYLGYGIFVSVIITVFVSLMFGVVLSFFVKNGYNIFIAGIGINILCYFLVGVLMKANFNFIPGFSLNISNNFATTFFTVLFFILLGLSIYILNYSRVRVVFEFIRSNDYDNLLGEKTSYCFKSFAILMSVFFASIAGSLLAINFNFYSYNLGLNNGWLAICILYIAFVNPWLIFPISFLMIFIEYKFFNFQDYFNSYISLSLIFYTAILINILISLFRKIKLF from the coding sequence ATGTTTAGTATTTTTTTAAATTCTATAATATTTGCATATTTGGCTCTTGGGATTCTTTACACTGAAAAAATAGGACTGTTAAATATATCTATTGAAGGAATTTCTTTTTTAGCTGTTTTTTTGACATCTTTTTTGATTTATTTAGGATATGGAATATTTGTATCGGTTATCATAACAGTTTTTGTTAGCTTGATGTTTGGAGTTGTTTTGTCTTTTTTTGTAAAAAATGGCTATAACATTTTTATAGCAGGTATAGGAATTAACATATTGTGTTATTTTTTAGTAGGAGTTTTAATGAAAGCTAATTTTAATTTTATACCCGGCTTTAGTTTAAATATATCTAATAATTTTGCTACTACATTTTTTACCGTATTGTTTTTTATTTTATTAGGTTTAAGCATTTATATACTAAATTATTCAAGAGTAAGAGTAGTTTTTGAATTTATTCGTTCAAATGATTATGATAATTTATTGGGAGAGAAAACTAGTTATTGTTTTAAATCCTTTGCTATATTGATGTCAGTGTTCTTTGCAAGTATTGCAGGTTCACTTCTTGCTATAAATTTTAATTTTTATTCTTATAACTTAGGATTAAATAATGGTTGGCTTGCAATTTGTATATTGTATATTGCATTTGTAAATCCTTGGCTTATTTTTCCGATTTCATTTTTGATGATATTTATTGAATACAAGTTTTTCAATTTTCAGGATTATTTTAATTCTTATATTTCTCTTTCATTAATCTTTTATACGGCTATATTGATTAATATATTAATTTCTCTTTTTAGGAAAATCAAACTATTTTAA
- a CDS encoding DNA repair protein RecN, with protein sequence MLIELFIKNFVLIKELSIKLNSGLVAFTGESGSGKSLLLSSICYLFGEKLKTNIILDGEQECILLAKFKSNDDVRNYLISKGILVKEYIIIKRIIVFGTSDTFLSSYYINNEPVSSVILRSIFHMLVEVHSQNQQYLILKNPLNNLKILDNYININVQLKDYKLAYEEYMKYLNEYDDFLLKEKTYKVSIEEYEKIIGEIDAVNPKPGEEEILKSRLNELRHYESLCNALANLNSVLSFKDGISALNEIRKVICDAEYLSSLNNNYLELENRLKNSYYELEDIGQAYSGYLFNNAYDEKEIEATESRMYELSRIKKKYGPSLDDIIALRKKCDDAINLSLNFETERLDRGYKLNNLFEIVKKLASDISDIRKAAALRFASGVTEILHKLNMNDAEFFVSVSEGKIKSTGVDEVEFLISSNLGLKAQPIYRVASGGELSRIMLAIKSVQNVDENKLIIFDEIDSGIGGESGISLGKYLKSLSDNMQIFVATHLANIASLSDYHILVKKECVQDKTYVQASLLLGDSRALEIARMLSGNVNKISIKHAKELLKG encoded by the coding sequence ATGTTAATTGAGCTTTTTATAAAAAATTTTGTTTTAATTAAAGAGTTGTCTATTAAGTTAAATTCAGGATTGGTGGCATTTACAGGTGAATCTGGAAGTGGAAAGAGTTTGTTGTTATCCTCAATTTGTTATTTATTTGGTGAAAAACTTAAAACTAATATAATACTTGACGGCGAGCAGGAATGTATTTTACTTGCTAAATTTAAGTCAAATGATGATGTTAGAAATTATTTGATTTCCAAAGGTATATTAGTAAAAGAGTATATTATCATAAAGAGGATAATTGTATTTGGAACTTCAGATACTTTTTTGAGCAGTTATTATATCAATAATGAACCAGTTTCTAGCGTCATTTTAAGATCAATTTTTCATATGTTAGTTGAGGTTCATTCTCAAAATCAACAGTATTTGATTTTAAAAAATCCTTTAAATAATCTTAAGATTTTAGATAATTATATTAATATAAATGTTCAATTGAAAGACTATAAATTGGCTTATGAAGAATACATGAAATATTTAAATGAATATGATGATTTTCTTTTAAAAGAAAAAACATATAAAGTTAGTATTGAAGAATATGAGAAGATAATTGGTGAAATAGATGCTGTTAATCCTAAGCCAGGGGAAGAAGAAATTTTAAAGAGTAGATTAAATGAGCTTAGACATTATGAATCTTTATGTAATGCACTTGCCAATTTAAATAGTGTTTTAAGTTTTAAAGATGGTATTTCTGCTTTAAATGAGATAAGAAAGGTAATTTGTGATGCTGAATATCTCTCAAGCTTAAATAATAATTATCTTGAACTTGAAAATCGTCTTAAAAACTCTTACTATGAACTTGAAGATATCGGTCAAGCTTATAGTGGGTACCTTTTCAATAATGCCTATGATGAGAAGGAAATTGAAGCTACTGAGAGTCGTATGTATGAGCTTTCTCGTATTAAAAAAAAATATGGGCCAAGTCTTGATGATATAATAGCATTAAGAAAAAAGTGTGATGATGCTATTAATTTATCACTTAATTTTGAGACTGAAAGATTAGATAGAGGGTACAAGTTAAATAATTTGTTTGAGATAGTTAAAAAATTGGCATCTGATATCTCAGATATTAGAAAAGCTGCTGCATTGAGATTTGCATCTGGTGTAACAGAAATTTTGCATAAGCTTAATATGAATGATGCTGAGTTTTTTGTGTCCGTTTCTGAAGGAAAAATTAAATCAACAGGTGTTGATGAGGTGGAATTTTTAATTTCTAGTAATCTTGGTTTGAAAGCCCAACCAATTTATAGAGTTGCATCTGGGGGTGAGCTTTCAAGAATAATGTTGGCTATTAAGAGTGTTCAAAATGTTGATGAAAATAAGCTTATTATATTTGATGAAATTGATTCTGGTATAGGGGGTGAATCCGGAATAAGTTTAGGTAAGTATTTAAAGAGTTTGTCAGATAATATGCAAATATTTGTTGCTACTCATCTTGCTAATATTGCAAGCCTTTCAGATTATCATATTTTAGTGAAAAAGGAATGTGTTCAAGATAAAACTTATGTTCAGGCTTCTTTATTGTTAGGTGATTCTCGTGCTTTAGAAATTGCTCGAATGCTTAGTGGAAACGTTAATAAAATTAGTATCAAACATGCTAAAGAGCTTTTAAAGGGGTAA